The Algoriphagus sanaruensis genome window below encodes:
- a CDS encoding glycoside hydrolase family 88 protein: MKLDHSISLERVAQQLPRFWELSGQKIKSIESTFDTQKGAPVFTEKGIYVTRDWTEWTQGFQFGSAILQFDATGDDTFLEIGRKNTIEKMAPHLTHIGVHDHGFNNVSTYGNLLRLIREGKIQGTFWEEEFYKLALKVTGAVQATRWTKIPTGGFIYSFNGPHSLFVDTIRSCRALVVSHQLGHVLQGENDRRISLIERAIQHLLSTVRFSIFYGKGRDSYDVSGRTAHEIIFNTNDGNYRCPNSQQGYTGFSTWTRGLAWAICGLGETLEILDRLNPEDYQGVISKADLIQELTQAALATSEFYLANTPTDGIPYWDTGAPNLHLMGDYLHRPADPFNAFEPVDSSAACIAAQGLIRIGNSLKDHHTETAQRFIQAGIQLASVLFSEPYLSVDPNHQGLVLHSIYHQPNGWDFVPEQGKVAHGESSMWGDYHARELALLLHRMANQETYYSYLNCVES, from the coding sequence ATGAAGCTTGATCATTCCATTTCGCTTGAACGCGTGGCTCAGCAACTACCTAGATTTTGGGAGCTGTCTGGTCAAAAAATAAAATCCATCGAATCCACCTTTGATACGCAAAAAGGTGCTCCTGTATTTACCGAGAAAGGAATCTATGTCACCCGAGACTGGACAGAATGGACACAGGGTTTTCAGTTTGGATCCGCCATTCTCCAGTTTGACGCCACAGGAGATGATACTTTCTTGGAGATTGGTCGGAAAAACACCATTGAAAAAATGGCTCCTCATCTCACACATATTGGGGTGCATGATCATGGATTCAATAATGTCAGTACCTATGGAAACCTTCTTCGTCTGATTCGAGAAGGGAAAATTCAGGGCACATTTTGGGAGGAAGAATTTTACAAATTGGCACTGAAAGTAACAGGTGCAGTCCAAGCAACGCGCTGGACAAAGATTCCAACCGGCGGATTTATCTATTCCTTCAATGGTCCTCATTCTTTGTTTGTCGATACCATTCGAAGCTGCCGAGCCTTAGTCGTTTCACATCAACTAGGTCATGTGCTCCAGGGAGAAAATGATCGACGAATTTCCTTGATTGAGCGAGCGATTCAACACTTGTTGAGCACTGTGAGATTTTCGATTTTTTATGGAAAAGGTCGAGATAGCTATGACGTTTCCGGTCGAACTGCCCATGAAATTATCTTCAATACCAATGATGGCAATTACCGCTGTCCCAATTCCCAGCAAGGATATACGGGCTTCAGCACTTGGACAAGGGGCTTAGCTTGGGCGATCTGTGGATTGGGAGAGACTCTCGAAATACTCGATCGGTTAAATCCGGAAGATTATCAGGGCGTGATTTCCAAAGCAGATTTGATCCAAGAACTCACCCAAGCTGCCTTAGCCACTTCTGAATTTTACCTTGCAAATACGCCAACCGATGGAATTCCTTATTGGGATACAGGAGCGCCAAATCTGCATCTAATGGGCGATTATCTCCACCGGCCTGCAGACCCTTTCAATGCCTTTGAGCCAGTGGATAGTTCTGCTGCCTGTATTGCGGCTCAAGGATTGATTCGAATCGGAAATTCGCTGAAAGATCATCACACCGAGACTGCTCAGCGATTTATTCAGGCAGGGATTCAATTGGCATCGGTATTATTTTCTGAGCCCTATCTGTCGGTGGATCCAAACCATCAGGGCTTAGTCCTTCATTCCATTTACCATCAGCCTAATGGTTGGGATTTTGTTCCGGAGCAAGGGAAAGTCGCCCATGGAGAATCCAGTATGTGGGGAGATTATCACGCTAGAGAATTGGCTCTTTTGCTTCATCGGATGGCTAATCAGGAGACCTATTATTCCTATTTGAACTGTGTAGAATCATGA
- a CDS encoding NADH:flavin oxidoreductase — translation MSGKYKPQYPRIAQLKTAELFRSHLSQEQIPLSFDEELVSGQASYFAKPFTLESGRKIGNSMCILPMEGWDGTVDGRPTDLTKRRWKNFALSGAKLLWGCEAVAVRHEGRANPNQLLLTEDTFSEFVDLFELVQHTHEEVFGDTSDLLVGLQLTHSGRFCKPNDKKQMEPKILYSHPVLNPKFGLKEDYPIMTDEEIDSIIEDYIRAAALAQKAGFHFVDIKHCHGYLGHEFLSAYDREGKYGGSFENRTRFLRDIVSGIRTAAPGLEIGVRLSIFDWVPFQKGPEEKGVPAMQQPYRYAFGGAENGVEEDFAESSAFLKLLSELGIELLCTTAGSPYYNPHIQRPALFPPSDGYLPPEDPLHGVARQIAATAQIKSTFPEFYVVGSAYSYLQEWLPNVGQEVLRTGKADSIGFGRMVLSYPDMPADLLKGEGLRRAKICRTFSDCTTAPRNGMISGCFPLDPYYKQMPEYEQLKTLKGE, via the coding sequence ATGAGTGGGAAATACAAGCCTCAATATCCTCGCATTGCGCAGCTAAAAACAGCCGAATTGTTTCGCAGCCATTTGAGCCAAGAACAGATTCCGCTGTCATTTGACGAAGAATTGGTTTCTGGCCAAGCCTCTTATTTTGCCAAGCCTTTTACCTTGGAGTCAGGGCGGAAAATTGGAAACTCCATGTGTATCCTTCCCATGGAGGGATGGGATGGAACTGTCGATGGCAGACCTACCGATTTGACTAAAAGGCGTTGGAAAAACTTCGCCTTAAGTGGTGCAAAGTTGCTATGGGGCTGTGAAGCGGTGGCGGTGCGTCACGAAGGGCGGGCCAATCCCAATCAACTGCTTCTTACCGAAGATACCTTTTCGGAGTTTGTGGATTTGTTTGAACTCGTTCAACATACTCACGAGGAGGTTTTTGGAGATACCTCCGATTTGCTGGTTGGGTTGCAGTTGACTCATTCGGGGAGATTCTGCAAGCCGAATGACAAAAAGCAAATGGAGCCTAAAATCCTTTATTCTCATCCTGTATTGAATCCTAAGTTTGGATTAAAGGAAGACTATCCAATTATGACCGATGAAGAGATCGATTCAATTATTGAGGACTACATTCGAGCAGCGGCTTTAGCACAAAAGGCTGGATTTCACTTTGTCGACATCAAGCATTGCCATGGATATTTGGGACATGAGTTTCTCAGTGCGTATGACCGTGAGGGGAAATATGGAGGGAGCTTTGAAAACAGGACGAGATTTCTGAGAGACATCGTCAGCGGGATTCGCACGGCTGCTCCAGGTTTGGAAATAGGGGTTCGACTCAGCATTTTCGACTGGGTGCCTTTCCAAAAAGGTCCCGAAGAAAAGGGAGTTCCCGCTATGCAGCAACCCTATCGATATGCTTTTGGTGGGGCAGAAAATGGAGTCGAAGAAGACTTTGCCGAGTCTTCTGCATTTTTGAAGTTGCTCTCCGAGCTGGGGATTGAATTGCTTTGTACCACTGCCGGTAGTCCTTATTACAATCCTCATATTCAGCGACCCGCTTTATTTCCTCCTTCAGATGGATATTTGCCACCTGAGGACCCGCTACATGGAGTTGCGAGGCAAATCGCTGCGACAGCCCAGATTAAGAGTACTTTCCCTGAATTTTATGTGGTAGGTTCGGCCTATTCGTATTTGCAAGAATGGCTTCCAAATGTAGGTCAGGAGGTCTTGAGAACCGGTAAAGCAGACTCCATCGGATTTGGACGAATGGTCTTAAGCTATCCGGATATGCCGGCAGATCTCCTCAAAGGAGAAGGACTCAGACGAGCGAAAATCTGTCGGACCTTTTCGGATTGTACTACCGCACCACGAAATGGAATGATCTCGGGATGTTTTCCGTTGGATCCATACTATAAGCAAATGCCAGAATACGAACAACTTAAAACTCTAAAAGGAGAATGA
- a CDS encoding 3-ketoacyl-ACP reductase has protein sequence MNRVALITGGTRGIGLGIAKKLAAEGIDLAINGVRSEQEVSAVLEELRKFGVQVAYFPGDISKTQDRDSIVSGVKAHFGKLNFLVNNAGVAPRVRADILEVAEEDFDHLISINLRGTFFLSQAVASWMIKQKEAYSLDSFSIVTITSVSAKLASTNRAVYCMAKSGLSMMSQVFAVKLAEFGIPVYEIQPGVIETDMTEKVKEVYQERIQHGLTLEPRMGQPEDIGKVVAALVRGDLSYATGQIIAVDGGMMVGRL, from the coding sequence ATGAATCGGGTAGCATTAATTACAGGAGGGACAAGAGGGATTGGTTTGGGAATCGCTAAAAAACTAGCGGCAGAGGGAATCGATTTGGCGATCAATGGGGTGAGATCAGAGCAGGAAGTAAGTGCTGTTCTGGAAGAACTTCGAAAATTTGGAGTCCAAGTGGCCTATTTTCCGGGTGATATTTCCAAGACCCAAGATCGGGATTCGATCGTCTCAGGCGTAAAGGCGCACTTTGGGAAGTTGAATTTTTTGGTTAATAACGCCGGAGTGGCGCCACGCGTACGGGCAGATATTTTGGAAGTCGCTGAGGAAGATTTCGATCACCTGATTTCCATCAATCTCCGAGGTACATTTTTCTTGAGTCAAGCTGTAGCCTCCTGGATGATCAAGCAAAAGGAAGCTTATTCCTTGGATTCTTTTTCCATAGTGACCATTACTTCCGTTTCAGCAAAGCTAGCTTCCACCAATCGAGCCGTGTATTGCATGGCAAAATCCGGATTATCGATGATGTCCCAAGTTTTTGCCGTCAAATTGGCTGAGTTTGGGATTCCGGTGTATGAAATCCAGCCAGGAGTTATTGAAACTGACATGACGGAAAAGGTGAAGGAAGTCTACCAAGAACGCATTCAGCATGGATTGACCTTGGAGCCTAGGATGGGTCAGCCCGAGGATATTGGTAAAGTGGTCGCAGCACTAGTGAGAGGAGATCTCAGCTATGCGACCGGGCAAATCATCGCCGTAGACGGGGGAATGATGGTAGGTCGGTTGTAG
- a CDS encoding calcium/sodium antiporter: MILQLVLLVLGLILLVKGADWLVDGASVLAKKNNVSDLAIGLTIVAFGTSAPELVVNAVASSENYPDIVFGNVIGSNNFNLFIILGIAGLIVPLSVQSSTVWKEIPFSLLAAIILFFLANNYFLAQSSDLSRYDAIILLVLFCAFLYYVATQLKTDPNAEIVEAKDYSIMKIWGLIIIGLAGLVGGGKLVVDNAVAMAQSLGVSEKIIGLTIVAAGTSLPELATSVVAAMKKNADIAIGNIVGSNIFNLLLILGVSGLIRPLAYQTTFDTDIWILCGGTVFLFLAMFIGKKHRLDRWQAFVLLSSYLLYTGYLIGLEG, encoded by the coding sequence ATGATTTTACAGCTTGTACTTCTCGTCTTAGGTCTGATTTTGTTGGTAAAAGGAGCGGATTGGCTGGTAGACGGGGCTTCAGTTCTGGCTAAAAAGAACAACGTGTCAGATCTGGCAATAGGTTTAACAATCGTGGCCTTTGGTACTTCAGCTCCTGAATTGGTAGTAAATGCTGTCGCTTCTTCCGAAAATTACCCAGATATCGTTTTTGGAAATGTAATCGGATCCAACAATTTCAACTTGTTTATCATTCTCGGAATCGCAGGTCTAATCGTACCGCTTTCGGTGCAGTCAAGTACAGTTTGGAAAGAAATTCCGTTTTCACTTTTAGCCGCCATCATTTTATTCTTTTTGGCAAATAACTATTTCTTAGCACAGTCATCAGACCTTTCCCGTTATGATGCCATTATCCTGTTGGTGTTATTTTGTGCTTTTCTCTACTACGTAGCTACTCAGCTCAAAACTGACCCAAATGCTGAAATTGTTGAAGCCAAAGATTATTCTATAATGAAAATCTGGGGCTTGATTATCATTGGATTGGCCGGGCTTGTGGGTGGTGGCAAACTCGTCGTGGACAATGCCGTGGCTATGGCGCAGTCTCTGGGAGTCAGCGAAAAGATCATCGGACTCACCATCGTCGCGGCGGGAACTTCCCTCCCTGAGTTGGCTACTTCCGTGGTAGCTGCCATGAAGAAAAATGCCGACATCGCTATTGGAAATATTGTAGGATCAAATATTTTCAATCTGCTGCTGATCCTGGGTGTCAGTGGTTTGATCCGACCTTTGGCTTATCAGACTACCTTCGATACCGATATTTGGATTTTGTGTGGTGGTACCGTTTTTCTCTTCCTCGCGATGTTTATTGGAAAAAAACACAGGCTGGATCGCTGGCAAGCGTTTGTTTTGCTCAGTTCATATTTGCTTTATACCGGATATTTGATCGGTCTCGAGGGATAA
- a CDS encoding outer membrane beta-barrel family protein yields MKPRISFFTKFLFVTISVCCSLTAAFAQQGKLRGMILDGSNREPLPFASVGVYSERDSLIGGGISDDKGKFNVDLPFGKFYALVEFMGYETVKTDFFNLNRENSNVDLGNISLASSAADLEEVVVQGDKTLMELSLDKRIFNVGKDLANAGGTASDILMNLPSVAVDPEGNVRLRGSTNVRILIDGKPSGLVSFKGGAGLRQLQANMVERVEVITNPSARYEAEGMAGVINIVLKKDNKQGFNGSFEVIGGSPLNAGFSTNVNYRKNRINWFLNYSFARRHQPNRKELYQEVYNQDGTTSILLQNNSGIFRNYNNNIRGGLDYYFSESSILTASYLWRRNDGRRITDIRYEDYLNSTDNFQGYSLRRQDEKESEPNSEISVNYKKTFAQKGHELVTTFTYLNYWERSDQVFTEFFFNPQGVSTPQRDLYQTSLNDEYENQYLLQLDYTKPFAKEGKFETGIRTSFREMENDFLVSQRNESGEVLPLPGLDNIFLYDENILAAYGILGNKTGKWTYQGGLRAEHTDIRTTLVETNVQNPRKYTNLFPSAHFTYSISTENAFQLSYSRRVRRPVYNDLSPYVTFSDQRNFFSGNPDLNPEFTDAFELGHIKYLDKGTVFSTVYFRNTVNKIERIRRVNENGFAETLPFNLTGEQSVGVEFTADYRLKEWWKLNTNLNFFHASIDGSNVQADFQAKTTSWLLRQTSRFTLGSGWDMQLRANYDARQKTAQGVRKGIFFMDFSASRRIMQERGTIILTANDILNTRWNRSITQGLGFYTEEDSQMIRRQINLTFSYRIKQ; encoded by the coding sequence ATGAAGCCCAGAATTTCCTTTTTTACCAAATTTCTTTTTGTAACCATCAGTGTATGCTGTTCTCTTACCGCAGCCTTTGCGCAGCAAGGAAAGTTAAGAGGGATGATCCTGGATGGAAGTAACCGAGAGCCACTTCCGTTTGCTTCGGTTGGAGTGTATTCGGAGCGAGATAGCCTGATTGGAGGAGGAATTTCAGATGACAAAGGGAAATTTAATGTGGATTTGCCTTTTGGGAAGTTTTATGCCCTTGTCGAATTCATGGGCTATGAAACTGTCAAGACCGATTTTTTTAACCTGAATCGTGAAAATTCCAATGTGGATTTAGGGAATATTTCATTGGCTAGTTCGGCGGCTGATCTGGAAGAAGTAGTCGTTCAGGGGGATAAAACGCTGATGGAATTATCACTGGATAAGCGAATTTTTAATGTAGGGAAAGATCTAGCTAATGCAGGAGGAACAGCCTCTGATATTTTGATGAATCTTCCATCGGTGGCTGTTGATCCAGAAGGAAATGTTCGACTTCGCGGGTCTACCAATGTTCGGATTTTGATCGATGGGAAACCCAGTGGACTGGTAAGTTTCAAAGGAGGTGCTGGATTGCGGCAGCTTCAGGCAAATATGGTCGAGCGAGTGGAGGTGATCACCAATCCCTCTGCACGATACGAAGCCGAAGGGATGGCAGGCGTGATCAACATTGTGCTCAAAAAAGATAATAAACAAGGTTTCAATGGGTCATTTGAAGTTATTGGCGGGTCTCCGCTCAATGCCGGGTTCAGTACCAATGTCAATTACCGCAAAAATCGGATCAACTGGTTTTTGAATTACAGTTTTGCGCGACGACATCAGCCCAACCGAAAAGAGCTGTATCAAGAAGTCTATAATCAGGACGGTACAACCTCCATTTTGCTTCAAAATAATTCCGGCATTTTCCGCAATTACAACAACAACATCCGAGGAGGATTGGACTATTATTTTTCAGAAAGCAGTATCCTGACGGCATCTTACCTCTGGAGAAGAAATGACGGCCGACGCATCACAGACATCCGATACGAAGACTACCTTAACTCGACGGACAATTTTCAAGGCTATTCGCTCCGGAGGCAAGACGAGAAAGAAAGTGAGCCCAATTCAGAAATTTCGGTAAACTACAAGAAGACCTTTGCCCAAAAGGGGCACGAGCTCGTGACCACATTTACCTACCTCAACTATTGGGAGCGTTCAGATCAGGTGTTTACGGAGTTTTTCTTTAATCCTCAAGGAGTGTCCACCCCCCAGCGAGATTTGTATCAAACTTCGCTCAATGACGAGTATGAAAATCAGTACTTGCTTCAGCTAGATTATACTAAGCCTTTTGCCAAGGAAGGGAAATTCGAAACAGGGATTCGGACGAGTTTTCGGGAAATGGAAAATGACTTCTTGGTCTCCCAGCGAAATGAAAGTGGGGAAGTGCTCCCACTGCCGGGGTTAGATAATATTTTCCTTTACGATGAAAATATCTTAGCTGCCTACGGAATCTTGGGAAACAAAACTGGCAAATGGACTTACCAAGGAGGATTACGTGCTGAGCATACGGACATTCGGACTACCTTGGTTGAAACCAATGTCCAAAATCCGAGAAAATATACCAATCTATTCCCAAGTGCTCACTTCACCTATTCGATTTCTACCGAAAACGCGTTTCAACTCAGCTACAGCCGAAGAGTTCGTCGGCCGGTGTACAATGACCTGAGTCCGTATGTGACCTTTTCCGATCAGCGAAATTTCTTTAGCGGAAATCCTGACCTTAATCCTGAGTTCACCGATGCTTTTGAGCTCGGTCATATTAAGTATCTGGACAAAGGAACCGTTTTCTCCACGGTTTATTTCAGAAATACCGTGAATAAGATCGAGCGAATTCGTCGGGTAAATGAGAATGGATTTGCTGAAACATTGCCGTTCAACCTCACTGGAGAGCAAAGTGTGGGAGTGGAATTTACCGCTGATTATCGTTTAAAAGAATGGTGGAAGTTGAATACTAATCTCAATTTCTTCCACGCTTCTATTGATGGAAGTAATGTTCAAGCCGATTTTCAAGCAAAGACAACCTCATGGCTTTTGAGACAAACTTCTCGATTCACCTTAGGGTCAGGTTGGGATATGCAATTGCGGGCGAATTACGATGCAAGACAAAAGACCGCTCAGGGTGTCAGAAAAGGGATTTTTTTTATGGATTTTTCTGCAAGTCGTCGGATCATGCAGGAGCGAGGCACGATTATCCTCACGGCCAATGATATCCTGAATACCCGTTGGAATCGATCCATTACCCAGGGGCTAGGTTTTTACACCGAGGAAGATTCCCAAATGATCCGTCGCCAGATTAACCTGACTTTCAGCTATCGCATCAAACAATAA
- a CDS encoding DUF5916 domain-containing protein, whose translation MRITLLIALALFFGLNSLFAQKINSDYRLHIRKASSEIRIDGVLDEQAWEEAEVATDFYMITPMDTSFARVKTDVRMSYDDQNLYLIVVNHHAVEGPYMVESLRRDFSFGKNDNFLLFMDPFEDLTNGFSFGANAAGAQWDGQMYNGGSVDLSWDNKWVSKVKNYEDKWIFEAAIPFKSIRYKKGITEWGINFSRLDLKTTEKSGWAPVPRQFPSASLAYTGTLVWDNPPPDAGANISVIPYVLGGVRKDHQNGGENSFRREVGVDAKISLTSSLNLDLTVNPDFSQVEVDRQVTNLDRFELFFPERRQFFLENGDLFAGFGYSTIRPFFSRRIGLNAPIQFGARLSGKLNKDWRIGAMNMQTGEVGESALPAQNFTVMALQRQVGARSNIGAIFVNKESLRYNPDEVAQGQPIYSQFNRNVGLEYNLASANNLWTGKAMVLKSFAPDGTGEGFVHAANLKYASGNLTWNWQHEYVSQNYTAEVGFVPRNGFFRISPMVGYRWFPKSEKILSHGPDFNVSMFFNTNGVQTDNTTYATYSVRFRSQSNLLGWVAYDFVKLQRPFDPTNFSGETLATGTEHSWNAVGLEYTSKPQSVFTYAFIGRVGGYYADGQRYNFTTDFGYRFQPYVSLAMSTNFNQIQLPQPWGDTRFWLIGPRVDVTMTNTLFFTAFVQYNEQIKNINLNTRFQWRFKPASDLFLVYTDNYLPAPFYTKNRSLVLKFTYWWNL comes from the coding sequence ATGAGAATTACCCTGTTGATTGCCTTAGCCCTATTCTTTGGGCTTAACTCCTTGTTTGCCCAAAAAATCAATTCAGATTACCGCCTCCATATCCGTAAAGCGAGTTCGGAGATTAGGATTGATGGAGTCTTGGATGAGCAAGCTTGGGAAGAGGCGGAAGTAGCGACTGATTTTTACATGATCACGCCTATGGACACCAGTTTTGCACGCGTCAAAACGGATGTTCGGATGAGTTATGATGATCAGAATTTATATCTCATCGTGGTCAATCATCATGCAGTAGAAGGGCCTTACATGGTCGAGTCACTCCGACGGGACTTCTCCTTTGGGAAAAATGACAATTTCCTGCTCTTTATGGATCCCTTTGAAGATTTGACCAATGGTTTTTCTTTTGGAGCAAATGCAGCGGGAGCTCAATGGGACGGACAAATGTACAATGGAGGATCAGTAGATCTGAGTTGGGACAATAAGTGGGTGTCCAAAGTGAAAAACTATGAGGACAAGTGGATTTTTGAAGCGGCAATTCCTTTCAAATCCATTCGCTATAAAAAAGGAATTACGGAATGGGGAATCAATTTCTCCCGGCTCGATTTAAAAACTACCGAAAAGTCAGGCTGGGCGCCGGTGCCTCGTCAATTTCCTTCTGCTTCTTTAGCTTACACAGGAACCTTGGTCTGGGATAATCCTCCGCCTGATGCAGGAGCAAATATTTCGGTTATTCCCTATGTATTGGGAGGGGTTAGGAAAGATCATCAAAACGGTGGTGAAAACAGCTTTCGAAGGGAGGTCGGAGTAGATGCAAAGATTTCCCTGACTTCCTCGCTCAATTTGGACCTGACGGTTAATCCCGACTTTTCCCAAGTAGAGGTAGATCGTCAAGTGACTAATTTAGACCGATTTGAACTCTTTTTCCCAGAAAGACGGCAGTTTTTCCTCGAAAACGGAGACTTGTTTGCAGGATTTGGGTATTCGACAATCCGGCCTTTTTTCTCGCGAAGAATTGGGCTCAATGCGCCTATTCAGTTTGGAGCAAGACTAAGCGGTAAACTGAATAAAGACTGGAGAATAGGAGCGATGAATATGCAGACCGGAGAAGTGGGAGAATCAGCCCTGCCAGCTCAAAACTTTACGGTCATGGCTCTGCAACGACAAGTCGGTGCCCGCTCCAATATTGGGGCCATTTTTGTCAACAAAGAGTCATTGCGGTATAATCCGGACGAGGTCGCTCAGGGTCAACCCATCTATTCCCAGTTTAATCGAAATGTAGGCTTGGAATACAATTTGGCCTCGGCCAATAACCTCTGGACAGGAAAAGCCATGGTCCTAAAATCTTTTGCACCGGATGGGACGGGAGAGGGTTTTGTTCATGCTGCGAACTTGAAATATGCGAGCGGCAACTTGACCTGGAACTGGCAACATGAGTATGTCTCCCAAAATTATACGGCAGAGGTAGGTTTCGTTCCTAGAAATGGATTTTTTAGAATCAGTCCGATGGTAGGCTACCGCTGGTTTCCCAAAAGTGAAAAAATCCTAAGCCATGGACCCGATTTTAATGTTTCCATGTTTTTCAATACCAATGGCGTTCAAACGGATAATACCACCTATGCGACGTACTCCGTTAGATTTCGAAGTCAAAGCAATCTCCTAGGCTGGGTAGCCTATGATTTTGTGAAGCTTCAGCGCCCGTTTGATCCGACCAATTTTTCTGGAGAAACCTTGGCTACCGGCACGGAACACTCTTGGAACGCTGTAGGACTAGAATACACCTCCAAACCTCAGAGCGTGTTTACTTATGCTTTCATAGGAAGAGTGGGTGGATATTATGCCGATGGCCAGCGGTATAATTTCACGACAGACTTTGGATATCGATTTCAGCCCTATGTGAGTTTGGCCATGAGTACCAATTTTAACCAAATCCAATTGCCTCAACCGTGGGGAGACACTCGGTTTTGGCTGATCGGGCCTCGAGTCGATGTCACCATGACCAATACCTTGTTTTTTACGGCCTTTGTCCAATACAACGAGCAAATCAAAAATATCAACCTGAATACGCGCTTTCAGTGGAGGTTCAAACCTGCTTCGGATTTGTTTTTGGTGTACACGGATAATTATCTGCCGGCGCCTTTTTACACCAAAAACCGCTCTCTGGTGTTGAAGTTTACCTATTGGTGGAATCTCTAG